A window from Myxocyprinus asiaticus isolate MX2 ecotype Aquarium Trade chromosome 37, UBuf_Myxa_2, whole genome shotgun sequence encodes these proteins:
- the LOC127428229 gene encoding transcription factor MafB-like, translating to MTAEQHGLLDFAKNQQNLDYCDFDMTRFDVKKESAALGHERQFIQQCSLHVPGSVSSTPMSTPCSSVPSSPSFSPSGQRNGAEDLYSWTLSTGAYQQHADPHCLDLTPEDVREALSANLMHGQPTPQQMHPEQIHQAEMEEYRSMGQFHAPNVHPYNHEQYTDLDALQMRDFAHGKSVDQFMQHLDCSPQSATHLLKSHNIHQQQHHRRNERGVSAESRFSDQQLVSMSVRELNRHLRGMSKDDIIRLKQKRRTLKNRGYAQSCRHKRVQQKHILEHEKTSLATQVEQLKHELNRLVRERDAYKLKCERLVVGMKCKNKGSSSENPSSPEFLR from the coding sequence ATGACGGCGGAGCAGCATGGTCTTTTGGACTTTGCCAAAAATCAGCAGAATTTGGACTACTGTGACTTTGACATGACGAGGTTTGACGTGAAAAAGGAGTCAGCAGCGTTGGGACACGAGCGTCAATTCATTCAACAGTGCAGTCTACACGTACCAGGCTCCGTGTCCAGCACACCCATGAGCACCCCGTGTAGCTCCGTGCCTTCATCACCAAGCTTCAGTCCGAGTGGACAGAGAAACGGTGCTGAAGATCTCTACAGCTGGACTCTGAGCACGGGGGCTTATCAACAGCACGCAGATCCTCACTGTCTCGATCTCACACCTGAGGATGTCCGGGAAGCCCTAAGCGCAAATCTCATGCATGGGCAGCCGACGCCGCAACAGATGCATCCAGAGCAGATCCATCAGGCAGAGATGGAGGAATACAGAAGCATGGGTCAGTTCCACGCGCCAAACGTGCATCCGTACAACCACGAGCAGTACACCGATCTCGACGCACTCCAGATGCGCGACTTTGCGCACGGTAAAAGCGTCGACCAGTTCATGCAACACCTCGACTGTTCACCACAAAGTGCCACGCACCTGCTGAAGTCCCACAACATCCACCAACAGCAGCACCACAGACGGAACGAGCGTGGCGTCAGCGCGGAGAGCCGCTTCTCAGACCAGCAGCTGGTGTCCATGTCCGTGCGCGAACTGAACCGACACCTCCGCGGCATGAGCAAGGACGATATTATCCGCCTGAAGCAGAAACGCCGTACCCTGAAAAACCGGGGGTACGCGCAGTCGTGCAGACACAAACGAGTTCAGCAGAAACACATACTGGAGCACGAGAAGACGAGCCTCGCGACTCAAGTGGAGCAGCTGAAGCACGAGCTCAATCGGTTAGTGCGCGAGAGGGACGCGTATAAACTCAAATGCGAGAGACTAGTTGTCGGAATGAAATGCAAGAACAAAGGATCCTCCAGTGAAAATCCATCATCGCCTGAATTCTTGCGATAA
- the LOC127427746 gene encoding DEP domain-containing mTOR-interacting protein-like: protein METSAQNHRHERTFMELLGNIQGTAMTRHQKAEVMIAGEQLRLRLHDSKLIKDRRYHLRTYPNCFVAQELIDWLIARKEVPDRESAVQLMQHLVDHDIIHHVCDKWPMFKDAKYLYRFREDDGTFPFNIEVKIFMRGQRLYEHLIIGKDTILQLRQEKGVAYERSFPGYILIDWLLQNGEIESRRQGLELCRALLEHGIIQHVSLKHHFFDSGLLYQFCINFRRRRWLSELLHETEIEDVECLTQQNQEDHADSHFTLSSEGNSNFLSVQPTKDLNVTTNGRCGSLNHQQHSSSGYPITASLTTALAIQCNPKSVLKRNVTCEELLSPGAPYVKRVLTILGDALGWGFVVRGKSPCYVQAVDPGSPAAAAGVKVRQFVCRVNGCSVLHLDYRSLSKLVMTGPRVVTLEVMEPLD, encoded by the exons ATGGAAACAAGTGCACAAAACCACAGACATGAAAGAACATTCATGGAGCTACTGGGCAACATTCAAGGTACAGCAATGACAAGGCACCAAAAGGCAGAGGTAATGATTGCCGGAGAACAGCTAAG ATTGCGACTGCATGATAGTAAGTTGATTAAGGACCGCAGATACCATTTGCGCACGTACCCCAATTGTTTTGTGGCTCAGGAGCTAATTGATTGGCTGATTGCTCGTAAGGAAGTGCCAGATCGAGAATCTGCTGTCCAGCTCATGCAGCACCTCGTGGACCATGATATCATACATCACG TGTGTGACAAGTGGCCCATGTTCAAAGATGCCAAATACTTGTACAGATTCAGAGAGGATGATGGTACATTTCCTTTCAACATAGAGGTTAAAATCTTCATGCGTGGACAGAGGCTGTATGAGCA TCTAATTATAGGCAAAGACACCATCTTACAGCTGAGACAAGAAAAAGGAGTGGCTTATGAACGCTCTTTCCCTGGTTACATTTTAATTGATTGGCTTCTCCAGAATGGTGAAATAGAGAGTCGAAGACAGGGACTAGAGCTCTGCAGGGCTTTACTAGAGCATGGTATCATTCAACATG TCTCTCTGAAGCATCACTTCTTTGACAGTGGGCTACTGTATCAATTCTGCATTAACTTCCGCCGGCGTCGCTGGCTTTCTGAACTGTTGCATGAAACAGAAATTGAGGATGTTGAATGTTTAACACAGCAGAACCAAGAGGACCATGCAGACAGTCATTTCACGTTGTCATCTGAGGGCAACAGTAACTTCTTATCTG TTCAACCTACTAAAGATTTAAACGTGACTACAAATGGACGATGTGGAAGTTTGAACCACCAGCAGCATAGTTCAAGCGGATACCCAATCACTGCTTCTCTTACCACTGCCCTTGCAATACAATGCAATCCTAAATCAG TGCTGAAAAGAAATGTAACCTGTGAGGAGCTGTTATCTCCTGGTGCTCCCTATGTAAAAAGAGTGCTTACG ATCCTCGGTGATGCCCTTGGCTGGGGCTTTGTAGTACGAGGAAAATCACCTTGTTATGTTCAAGCTGTGGATCCTGGAAGTCCTGCTGCTGCAGCAGGAGTTAAG GTGCGGCAATTTGTGTGTCGAGTGAATGGATGCAGTGTGCTTCATCTGGACTATCGCTCACTCTCAAAGCTGGTGATGACTGGACCTCGTGTTGTTACTTTAGAAGTGATGGAACCACTGGACTGA